CACCACCAGCCGGGCCTGGCTGATCGGCTCCGCCAGTTCGGGAGTGAGTTCGCGGACGGCCATGCAACGCACGCGCAGCACCGGAAAATGACCGGACAATCGCTCGGCGGCCGCCGGTCCCACGCCGTCGTCGCGACGGTAGCGGTTGCCATATCCAATGACGAGAATCTCGCTCACGAAGACCGCGCCACCTCGCTGAGCAATTCACCCGACTCCGCGAAGAGCTGAATCGTCAGCGGCATTTTTCCGGCGGCGTGCGATGAGCAACTCAGACAGGGATCGAACGCCCGCACCACCGCTTCCACGCGATTCAGCATGCCTTCCTGCAGGCGGTTGCCGTCCACGAACGCCCGCGCCACCTGCAGGAGCGATCGGTTCATCGCCAGATTGTTGTGGCCGGTGGCAATGATGAGATTGGCCGAGAGCATCACTCCCTGCTCGTCAATCTTGTAGTGGTGGATGAGCGTTCCCCGCGGAGCCTCGGCCACGCCGACTCCGTCGAAACTGTTGGGAACCGCCCACGCCCGCACGTGCTTGTTCAGGATACCGTCGTCGGTGAGCAGTTGCTCCATGCGCTCGATGCAGTGCAGGATCTCGATCAGTCGCGCCCAGTGGTAGTGGAAGGAACTCAGGCATGGGTGTCCCGTCAACTCGCGGAAATCGTCGAGTTCGATGTCCGCCAGCGGTGTGCCGCAGCGATCCGCCACGTTGAGCCGCGCCAGCGGGCCCACCCGGTACATGCCCTGCGGATATCCCATCGGTCGGTAGTACGGAAACTTCGTGTAGCTCCACGGTTCCACCGCCTCGGCGATGATCTTGTGGTATTCGATCGTGTCGAGCTTGTTCACGATGATGTTACCCGCCGAATCCATCACCCGCAGGAATCCGTCGTAATGTTCGAGGTTCCCCTCGTCATCCACCAGTCCCAGAAAGAGCGAGGGGAAATTGCCGAAGGCCCCGATCTCGACCTCGAACTTCTCGATGGTCTTTTTGAAACGCGTGAGCGTTCGCATGGCGATCTCTCTCGCTTCGGGCAGCGCCGACAGGATCTGATCGCGGTGCTCGGCCGTCAGCGGTTCGCTGACTCCGCCGGGAACGATCCACGCCGGATGAACGCGCTTGCCGCCCAGTTGTTCGATAATCTGCTGACCGAACTGGCGAAGCCGGATGCCGTCGCGGGCCGTTTCGGGATCGGCGGCCAAAACACCGAACAGATTTCGGGTCGCCGGATCGTGATCCATGCCGAGCAAGAGATCGGGAGACGAGAGATGGAAAAAGCTCAGCGCGTGCGACTGAATCATCTGCGCCAGATTCATCGTCTGCCGCAGCTTCTTCGCCGTGGGCGGAATCTTGACCGAAAACAGATCGTCACAGGCTTTGGCCGAAGCGACCAGATGGGACACCGGACAGATCCCGCAGATGCGCGCCATTAACGGCGGCATCTCGTAGAACGGCCGGCCCTCGCAGAATTTCTCGAAGCCGCGGAATTGCGTAACATGCAACATCGCCTGTTCCACCACGCCCTGTCCGTTGAGATGGAGCGTAATGCGCGCATGGCCCTCGATGCGCGTCACGGGTTCGATGACCAGCGTCTTGTCTTTGGTATCTTTCTTCATTTTCCGAATCGCGTCATGGTGGTGGGTTCGGGTGTGCGACCTTCGAGCAGTTCGGTCAGCACGTAAAAAATCGCGTCGGCCGGCGGCGGACAGCCGGGAACGTGCACGTCTACTCGTACGATCTCATGGATCGGCCGCGACTTGGGCAGCAGCGCCGGAACGCCCTGATCGGGAATCCGCGTCGGACGGTCCGTGTTGTCGCGGTAACTGCGTTCCAAAAGGTCCTGGACTTCGTGCAGATTGCGCATGCCGGGAACGTTGGCCGTGACGGCGCAGTCCCCCAGCGCGATGAGCAGCCGCGTGCGGGAGCGAACGTGCTGGAGTTTCTCCAAGTCATCGTCCGTGCTCACCGCTCCTTCGATCAGCGTGATGTCCACGTCCGCCGGGAACTCCTTGACGTCCACCAGTGGACTGTAGACGATGTCCACGTGATTCGCGAGCTCAATCAAGCGCTCGTCAATATCCAGAAGCGACATATGACAGCCGGAACATCCGTCCAGCCATAACGTCGCCAGTTTCAGCTTGGCCATTACTTCCGTTCCTCCTCGCGCATCGTGGTCAGGTAAGGCAACAGGTCGCGGCGCTCGAGCTTTTCGGCGAACGAGCGGCCTTTCTCCATGATCGCGGCGGTTGGACACACCTGCGCGCACTTGCCGCAGCGGGTGCAGGTGGTCGAGTCGCCCCACGGCTGGTCGAGATCGCTGACCACGCGGGCAAACACGCCGCGGCGCATGATATCCAGTGTGTGCGCTCCCTCGATCTCCCCGCACGCGCGAACGCACCGCTGACAAAGAACGCAGCGATTGTTGTCCGATACGAACCGGTCGTGCGTGGCGTCCACCAGGAACTTCGGATAGCGGTAGGGGATCCGCACGTGATCTATGCCCAGCTTCTCGGCCAGACTCTGCAGATCACAATAGCCGTTGGCGATGCACACCGAGCACACGTGGTTGCGCTCACTGTAGAGCAGTTCGAGGATCAGCCGCCGGTAGCGGTCGAGCCGTTCTGAGCGGGTCATCACCTCCATGCCCTCGTGCACCATCGTCACGCAGGCCGGAGCCAGTTTATACCATCCTTTCACCTCCACCAGACACAGCCGGCATGCGCCGAGCGTCGAAAGCCCCTCGAAGTAGCACAGTGTCGGGATGAAGATATTGTTCTCTCTCGCGACTTCCAGTAAAGTCTCGCCGTAACGCGCGCCCACCGGCTTGCCGTCCATCGTCAGAGTGATGATCTGGAAAGGTTGTCCGATCATTTCGCGTCCCTCCCGCGGATTTCCTTCGCCGCTCCGTTCAGGTGCGCATCATACTCGTGACGGAAGAAGCGCAGCGTGCTGAATACCGGATTGGGCGCCGACTGGCCAAGACCGCATAGGCTGGCGTTCCGCAAGAGATCGCCCAGTTCTTCCAGCAGCTTGATGTCGTCACCGTTGGCTTCACCGCGCAGGATCTTCGCCAGCAAATCGTGCATCTGCGCGGTTCC
The genomic region above belongs to bacterium and contains:
- a CDS encoding NADP oxidoreductase; this translates as MAKLKLATLWLDGCSGCHMSLLDIDERLIELANHVDIVYSPLVDVKEFPADVDITLIEGAVSTDDDLEKLQHVRSRTRLLIALGDCAVTANVPGMRNLHEVQDLLERSYRDNTDRPTRIPDQGVPALLPKSRPIHEIVRVDVHVPGCPPPADAIFYVLTELLEGRTPEPTTMTRFGK
- the hoxU gene encoding bidirectional hydrogenase complex protein HoxU, with translation MIGQPFQIITLTMDGKPVGARYGETLLEVARENNIFIPTLCYFEGLSTLGACRLCLVEVKGWYKLAPACVTMVHEGMEVMTRSERLDRYRRLILELLYSERNHVCSVCIANGYCDLQSLAEKLGIDHVRIPYRYPKFLVDATHDRFVSDNNRCVLCQRCVRACGEIEGAHTLDIMRRGVFARVVSDLDQPWGDSTTCTRCGKCAQVCPTAAIMEKGRSFAEKLERRDLLPYLTTMREEERK
- a CDS encoding Ni/Fe hydrogenase subunit alpha, with the protein product MKKDTKDKTLVIEPVTRIEGHARITLHLNGQGVVEQAMLHVTQFRGFEKFCEGRPFYEMPPLMARICGICPVSHLVASAKACDDLFSVKIPPTAKKLRQTMNLAQMIQSHALSFFHLSSPDLLLGMDHDPATRNLFGVLAADPETARDGIRLRQFGQQIIEQLGGKRVHPAWIVPGGVSEPLTAEHRDQILSALPEAREIAMRTLTRFKKTIEKFEVEIGAFGNFPSLFLGLVDDEGNLEHYDGFLRVMDSAGNIIVNKLDTIEYHKIIAEAVEPWSYTKFPYYRPMGYPQGMYRVGPLARLNVADRCGTPLADIELDDFRELTGHPCLSSFHYHWARLIEILHCIERMEQLLTDDGILNKHVRAWAVPNSFDGVGVAEAPRGTLIHHYKIDEQGVMLSANLIIATGHNNLAMNRSLLQVARAFVDGNRLQEGMLNRVEAVVRAFDPCLSCSSHAAGKMPLTIQLFAESGELLSEVARSS